A stretch of the Bdellovibrio sp. 22V genome encodes the following:
- a CDS encoding gamma carbonic anhydrase family protein — protein MSDVFVRARGVSPVVGEHVFIADNARIISDVEIGDKSSIWYNVVVRGDVMPIRIGKEVNVQDGTVIHGTYGKWGTTLHDRVTIGHLVMLHGCEVGRGTLVGMGSILMDGVKVGEHCLIGAGSLLTEGTEIPPRSLVVGRPAKVKRSLTDEEVELLEKSADNYLLYKSWYE, from the coding sequence ATGAGCGATGTATTTGTGCGAGCACGTGGCGTTTCTCCTGTGGTGGGTGAGCATGTTTTTATTGCGGATAACGCGCGCATTATCAGTGACGTGGAGATCGGCGATAAATCCTCGATTTGGTACAATGTCGTTGTTCGCGGCGATGTTATGCCGATCCGTATTGGCAAAGAAGTGAATGTCCAAGACGGAACCGTGATTCATGGAACTTACGGAAAATGGGGCACGACACTGCATGACCGCGTAACAATCGGGCACTTGGTGATGTTGCACGGCTGCGAAGTCGGTCGCGGCACTTTGGTGGGGATGGGTTCCATTCTTATGGACGGTGTGAAGGTGGGAGAGCATTGCCTTATTGGCGCGGGCTCACTTTTAACTGAAGGCACTGAGATTCCTCCGCGCAGTCTGGTCGTAGGACGCCCTGCGAAAGTAAAAAGATCCCTCACAGATGAAGAGGTCGAGTTGCTAGAAAAATCTGCGGATAACTATTTGCTCTATAAGTCCTGGTACGAATAA
- the dnaE gene encoding DNA polymerase III subunit alpha, whose translation MSFVHLHVHSEYSLLEAACRVKAIAKKAAAMQMPAVALTDNGNMFGAVEFYFACKDNNVKPLLGLDAYIAPGSRLEKKQDRDQVNSGPRRLVFLAQNTEGYRNLCKLSTIGYQEGFYWKPRIDYEVIQKYHENLICLTGGLRGEVADAFLREGPDAALAKIRQLKEIFDDRLYLEMCRTGVAEWDQINPFLLEASKITGVPVVASNDVHYMTQDDQIAQEVLICIGTNKTLSDESRFRLGTDEFYFKKPEQMVEIFSDIPEAISNTLQIAERCDVKFKIKDDSGKPIYHLPTFPTGSGESLKDFIARKSKEGLLVRFEEAEARGEAVPEEKKPEYYARLDYELGIIDRMGFNGYFLIVQDFIGWAKDNDIPVGPGRGSGAGSLVAYCLRITDLDPLPNFLLFERFLNPERISMPDFDIDFCQDRRQEVIRYVTEKYGQESVSQIITYGKLQTRAALKDVGRVLGMLFSETDQVTKLIPDKLGVTLKESLEMEPRLTELMEMNPTVATLIDLAQRVEGMVRNAGIHAAGVIIGDGQLVRHAPLYKGADGEQVVQYDMKHAEKIGLIKFDFLGLKTLTHINMALKLIKKNRGKDITTKMIPMNDAATFEMMSRGDTAGVFQFEGEGITDATRKIRPSSFADITAITSLYRPGPMANIPDFTDRKHGKAPVEYLLEDTREVLSETYGIMVYQEQVMGIASKIAGYSLGEADMLRRAMGKKIKEEMDKHRERFMKGAVERGHNKEKSSELFDLMYKFADYGFNKSHAAAYSVVTLQTAWLKCHYPAEFFAALLSTELSDTEKIVKYSKDAAKRGLTVKSPHVNFSDYLFDVHGDEIYFGLGAIKGVGQNAVEAIIEARNALPEKKFSSLDEFFNSIDLRRVNKKVIECLIKAGAFDGFGGHRAQLMASYQKYLDRAQGLQKDRELGQSSLFDLGPSTETTVTLQECKPWTRTASLSYEKEVLGFYLSDHPLKGFDTLSELWTTCKVADLPQQMPPPGSPEAEALKAAKKDWKNRDAGKKRVIVAGLISELRELITKKGTRMAFGKIEDLSGACELVIFPDSFARFEMQLRDERPVLIGGGLEVEEGVAKIMVDAVSPLEDVLKKTKRMVLRLDKINPADYPRLHSLMKDYPGPTAVSFEIEMPEVNRRVLMEMAEAQGINVNNEFFEGVHSLFGRTDFIELRS comes from the coding sequence ATGTCTTTTGTTCATTTACACGTTCACTCTGAATACTCTCTCTTAGAAGCCGCTTGCCGGGTTAAAGCCATTGCTAAAAAAGCCGCGGCGATGCAGATGCCTGCGGTGGCTCTTACCGATAACGGCAATATGTTTGGTGCCGTCGAGTTTTACTTCGCCTGCAAAGACAATAACGTCAAACCTCTGCTTGGTTTGGATGCTTATATCGCGCCGGGTTCGCGCTTAGAAAAAAAACAAGATCGCGATCAAGTGAATTCGGGACCAAGACGTTTGGTTTTCTTGGCGCAAAATACGGAAGGCTATCGCAACCTTTGTAAACTTTCGACAATCGGCTATCAGGAAGGTTTTTACTGGAAGCCGCGTATCGACTACGAAGTGATTCAGAAATATCACGAAAATCTAATCTGCCTTACGGGGGGACTGCGCGGTGAAGTCGCCGACGCGTTTTTGCGCGAAGGTCCTGACGCCGCTTTGGCGAAGATCCGTCAGCTCAAAGAAATCTTTGATGATCGTTTGTATCTTGAGATGTGCCGCACAGGTGTCGCCGAGTGGGATCAAATCAATCCGTTCTTGCTGGAGGCTTCTAAAATCACAGGAGTGCCTGTGGTGGCGAGTAACGACGTCCACTACATGACTCAGGACGATCAAATCGCGCAAGAGGTTTTGATTTGTATCGGAACGAATAAAACATTGAGTGATGAATCGCGTTTCCGTTTGGGGACGGACGAGTTCTATTTCAAAAAGCCGGAACAAATGGTGGAGATCTTTTCCGATATTCCGGAAGCGATCAGCAACACTTTGCAAATCGCTGAACGTTGCGATGTGAAATTTAAAATCAAAGACGATTCCGGCAAGCCGATCTATCACTTGCCGACATTCCCGACAGGTTCCGGGGAGTCGCTGAAGGACTTTATCGCGCGCAAATCCAAAGAAGGATTGTTAGTGCGCTTTGAAGAAGCCGAAGCACGCGGTGAAGCTGTTCCTGAAGAAAAAAAGCCAGAGTATTACGCTCGTCTTGATTACGAACTTGGCATCATCGACCGCATGGGTTTCAACGGTTACTTCCTGATCGTCCAGGATTTCATCGGCTGGGCGAAGGACAACGACATTCCAGTCGGACCGGGTCGTGGTTCCGGTGCGGGTTCTCTTGTCGCTTATTGTTTAAGAATTACGGATCTGGATCCGCTTCCAAATTTCCTTCTCTTCGAGCGTTTCTTGAATCCAGAGCGTATCTCGATGCCGGACTTCGATATCGATTTCTGTCAGGATCGTCGTCAGGAAGTGATCCGTTACGTAACCGAAAAATACGGGCAGGAATCCGTCTCGCAAATTATTACTTACGGTAAATTGCAAACACGTGCGGCGTTGAAAGACGTGGGTCGTGTTCTAGGCATGTTGTTTTCTGAAACCGATCAAGTGACAAAACTGATTCCAGATAAACTCGGCGTGACTTTGAAAGAGTCGCTCGAGATGGAGCCGCGTTTGACGGAACTGATGGAGATGAATCCAACGGTGGCAACGCTCATCGACCTCGCACAACGAGTCGAGGGGATGGTGCGAAACGCCGGTATCCATGCGGCGGGTGTCATCATCGGTGACGGACAGCTTGTAAGACATGCTCCTTTGTACAAAGGCGCTGATGGCGAGCAGGTTGTCCAGTACGACATGAAGCACGCCGAAAAAATCGGTTTGATTAAGTTCGACTTCTTGGGACTTAAAACGCTCACTCACATCAACATGGCGCTGAAGCTCATCAAGAAAAATCGTGGCAAAGATATCACCACGAAGATGATTCCGATGAATGATGCGGCGACGTTTGAAATGATGTCCCGAGGAGATACTGCGGGGGTGTTCCAGTTCGAAGGTGAGGGCATCACCGATGCCACTCGTAAAATCCGTCCATCCTCCTTCGCCGATATCACAGCGATTACTTCATTATACCGTCCAGGTCCGATGGCGAATATTCCCGATTTTACAGACCGTAAACATGGGAAAGCGCCGGTGGAATATCTTTTGGAAGACACACGCGAGGTCTTGTCAGAGACCTACGGAATCATGGTCTACCAAGAGCAAGTTATGGGTATCGCCTCTAAGATCGCCGGATACTCGCTGGGTGAAGCCGACATGCTTCGTCGTGCGATGGGTAAGAAGATCAAAGAGGAGATGGATAAACACCGCGAACGCTTCATGAAAGGGGCGGTGGAACGAGGTCACAACAAAGAGAAATCTTCCGAGCTCTTTGATTTGATGTACAAGTTTGCCGACTACGGTTTCAATAAATCGCATGCGGCGGCCTACTCTGTCGTGACTTTGCAAACAGCATGGTTGAAGTGTCATTATCCTGCGGAGTTCTTCGCTGCTTTGCTCAGTACGGAATTGTCGGATACTGAAAAGATCGTCAAGTACTCGAAGGATGCAGCAAAACGCGGGCTGACGGTAAAATCCCCACACGTGAATTTTTCCGATTATCTTTTCGACGTCCACGGAGATGAAATTTATTTCGGTCTGGGCGCCATCAAAGGTGTCGGACAGAATGCGGTTGAAGCGATTATTGAGGCTCGGAATGCGTTGCCGGAAAAGAAGTTTTCGTCATTGGATGAGTTCTTCAACAGCATCGATCTTCGCCGCGTGAATAAAAAAGTGATTGAGTGTTTGATTAAAGCGGGCGCGTTTGACGGCTTCGGCGGTCATCGTGCGCAATTGATGGCGAGCTATCAGAAGTATCTGGATCGTGCGCAAGGTCTGCAGAAAGATCGTGAGCTGGGACAAAGTTCATTGTTTGATTTAGGACCATCGACGGAAACCACGGTGACTTTGCAGGAATGCAAACCGTGGACACGAACGGCTTCGCTGTCTTACGAAAAAGAAGTTTTGGGTTTCTATCTGTCGGATCACCCTCTCAAAGGTTTTGATACGCTTTCAGAGTTGTGGACGACATGCAAAGTCGCGGATCTGCCGCAGCAAATGCCGCCACCGGGTTCTCCGGAGGCAGAGGCATTGAAAGCTGCGAAAAAAGACTGGAAAAACCGCGACGCCGGCAAGAAGCGCGTGATTGTCGCAGGTTTGATTTCTGAACTTCGCGAATTGATCACGAAAAAGGGGACGCGGATGGCATTTGGTAAGATCGAGGATCTTTCCGGAGCTTGTGAGCTTGTGATCTTCCCGGATTCGTTCGCGCGTTTTGAGATGCAGCTTCGCGATGAAAGGCCGGTCCTTATCGGGGGTGGTCTTGAGGTGGAAGAGGGGGTCGCTAAGATCATGGTCGATGCGGTCTCGCCTCTTGAGGATGTCCTTAAGAAAACCAAGCGCATGGTGCTTCGTCTGGATAAAATCAATCCAGCCGATTACCCGCGTTTGCATTCTTTGATGAAGGATTATCCCGGACCTACAGCCGTGAGCTTTGAAATAGAAATGCCTGAAGTCAACCGCCGTGTTTTGATGGAGATGGCGGAAGCGCAAGGAATCAACGTGAACAACGAGTTCTTTGAAGGTGTTCATTCTCTTTTTGGACGAACTGATTTTATTGAATTGAGGAGTTAA
- the guaB gene encoding IMP dehydrogenase, whose amino-acid sequence MERDVPYALTFDDILLLPQYSEITPTEVVPRSLFAREKYLNTPIISAAMDTVTENRIARVMAQNGGLGIIHKNMDIEKQALEVEKVKKYESGMIMDPITLGPDHQVQEAVELMEKYSISGVPITVDGTLVGILTNRDLRFEENFHQPIRNVMTKENLVTAKMGTTLEEAKKILQKHRIEKLPVVDAKGKLKGLITIKDIEKAKNYPQATKDEHGRLFVGAGVGVGSDSRDRVDALVAANVDVLCVDTAHGHSKNVIEMVRYIAQKYKDVIVIAGNVVTAEGTLALLEAGAEVVKVGVGPGSICTTRVVAGVGMPQISAVVECAKAAKARGKTIIADGGIKFSGDITKALALGANSVMIGNLLAGAEESPGETILFQGRTYKVYRGMGSIGAMAKGSKDRYGQMDIEENEKLVPEGIEGKVAYKGAASGIIHQLVGGLKSGMGYVGAKNIDDLQAKAKFVQISAQGLRESHVHDVSITKEAPNYRMES is encoded by the coding sequence ATGGAACGCGACGTCCCTTATGCTTTAACTTTCGACGACATTCTTCTTCTTCCGCAATATTCAGAAATCACGCCGACAGAAGTTGTCCCTCGATCTCTCTTTGCGAGAGAAAAATATCTCAACACGCCGATCATCTCGGCGGCGATGGATACAGTCACTGAAAATCGTATTGCGCGAGTGATGGCTCAAAACGGGGGCCTCGGTATCATTCATAAAAATATGGATATCGAGAAACAGGCTCTCGAAGTGGAAAAAGTAAAAAAATACGAATCTGGAATGATCATGGACCCGATCACATTGGGACCGGATCATCAAGTGCAAGAGGCTGTGGAGCTGATGGAGAAATACTCCATCAGCGGTGTGCCGATCACAGTCGACGGAACTCTTGTTGGAATTCTTACGAATCGTGATCTTCGTTTTGAAGAAAATTTCCATCAGCCCATTCGTAATGTGATGACCAAAGAAAATCTTGTCACAGCGAAAATGGGAACGACCCTGGAAGAAGCGAAAAAGATTTTGCAAAAACATCGCATCGAAAAACTTCCTGTCGTGGATGCCAAAGGAAAACTGAAAGGTCTTATCACGATCAAAGATATCGAGAAGGCAAAAAATTATCCGCAAGCGACGAAAGACGAGCACGGCCGTCTTTTTGTAGGCGCCGGTGTGGGGGTCGGTTCTGACTCGCGCGACCGCGTGGATGCGTTGGTGGCGGCGAACGTTGATGTGCTCTGTGTGGATACGGCGCACGGGCATTCTAAAAACGTGATCGAGATGGTTCGTTATATCGCGCAGAAATACAAAGACGTGATTGTTATTGCCGGAAACGTCGTCACGGCGGAAGGCACTCTGGCTTTGCTTGAAGCCGGCGCGGAAGTCGTGAAGGTGGGTGTGGGGCCGGGAAGTATTTGTACGACACGTGTTGTGGCGGGCGTCGGTATGCCGCAAATTTCTGCGGTCGTCGAATGTGCGAAAGCGGCAAAGGCGCGCGGAAAAACGATTATCGCCGATGGCGGGATAAAATTTTCTGGCGATATTACGAAGGCTTTGGCTTTGGGCGCGAACTCCGTGATGATCGGAAATCTTTTGGCAGGTGCTGAGGAATCTCCGGGTGAAACAATTCTTTTCCAAGGCCGCACATACAAAGTTTACCGCGGCATGGGCAGCATCGGTGCGATGGCGAAGGGTTCGAAAGACCGTTACGGTCAAATGGACATCGAAGAAAATGAAAAACTTGTTCCTGAAGGTATCGAAGGAAAAGTCGCTTACAAAGGCGCGGCTTCCGGTATCATTCACCAACTTGTGGGCGGTTTGAAATCTGGTATGGGTTATGTCGGCGCGAAGAATATCGATGATCTTCAAGCGAAGGCGAAATTTGTGCAGATTTCCGCGCAAGGTTTGCGTGAGTCTCACGTGCATGACGTGAGCATCACGAAAGAAGCTCCGAACTATCGTATGGAGTCTTAA
- the guaA gene encoding glutamine-hydrolyzing GMP synthase: protein MRGFIILDFGSQFTQLIARRLRELGFYSEIHSYQYPTEEIRKKNPYGIILSGGPNSVYEPGSPQRDIPELRNISPLMGVCYGMQLLTHQMGGKVSRAEHREYGLNYVTWTSVVAGVPERQKVWMSHGDVVEKAPEGFQVVAMSDGNHPAAMKGPGVLAVQFHPEVAHTDHGNDLLRHFAHDMCKAPANWDAPHIKDLLIKETQEKVGAKDHVLVGLSGGVDSTVVATLLTKALGAERVHCVFVDNGLLRKNEFENVLESYRRIGLNVKGVDASEEFLSALKGKEDPEDKRKTIGRVFIEVFDKSYDHSLPIKWLAQGTLYPDVIESVSSVGGSVTIKSHHNVGGLPEKMRLGLVEPVRELFKDEVRALGAQLGLPHEMLWRHPFPGPGLAIRVLGEVTKEKLKILKECDDVYISELRRRGLYEKIWQAFCVLLPVKTVGVQGDSRTYDHVLALRAVTSSDGMTADWYPFDFQFLREVSNLITNKVKGVNRVVYDVTSKPPGTIEWE from the coding sequence ATGCGCGGTTTTATTATTTTAGATTTCGGCTCGCAGTTCACGCAATTGATTGCACGTCGTCTGCGTGAGCTTGGTTTTTATTCAGAAATTCATTCTTACCAATATCCGACCGAAGAAATTCGTAAGAAAAATCCTTACGGAATTATTCTTAGCGGCGGGCCCAATTCGGTTTATGAACCGGGTTCTCCGCAAAGAGATATTCCGGAACTTCGTAACATAAGTCCTCTCATGGGTGTCTGTTATGGAATGCAGCTTTTGACTCATCAGATGGGCGGCAAGGTTTCTCGCGCTGAACATCGTGAGTACGGACTTAATTATGTAACATGGACTTCTGTCGTAGCGGGTGTTCCCGAGCGACAAAAAGTTTGGATGAGCCACGGTGATGTGGTTGAAAAAGCACCGGAAGGTTTTCAAGTCGTCGCAATGTCGGATGGAAATCATCCCGCAGCGATGAAAGGTCCCGGAGTCTTGGCAGTGCAATTTCATCCCGAGGTGGCGCATACGGATCACGGGAATGATTTGCTTCGTCACTTCGCTCACGACATGTGTAAGGCACCTGCAAACTGGGATGCTCCGCATATCAAAGACCTTTTGATTAAAGAAACTCAGGAAAAGGTTGGCGCGAAAGATCACGTGCTTGTCGGTTTGAGCGGTGGTGTGGATTCCACGGTTGTGGCGACCCTCTTGACCAAAGCTTTGGGTGCAGAACGTGTGCATTGTGTTTTTGTCGATAACGGACTTCTTCGCAAAAACGAATTCGAAAATGTTCTTGAAAGCTATCGCCGCATCGGCTTGAACGTGAAAGGTGTGGATGCTTCAGAAGAATTTCTTTCAGCTCTTAAAGGCAAGGAAGATCCTGAAGACAAACGTAAAACTATCGGGCGTGTGTTCATCGAAGTGTTTGATAAAAGTTATGACCACAGTCTTCCGATCAAGTGGCTTGCACAAGGCACACTTTATCCCGATGTGATTGAAAGCGTTTCTTCCGTTGGCGGCAGTGTCACGATCAAATCACATCACAACGTAGGTGGTCTGCCTGAGAAAATGAGGCTCGGTCTTGTGGAGCCTGTGCGTGAGCTGTTTAAAGACGAAGTGCGTGCCTTGGGAGCGCAATTAGGATTGCCGCATGAGATGTTGTGGCGTCATCCGTTCCCTGGCCCGGGCCTTGCGATCCGGGTCTTAGGTGAAGTGACTAAAGAGAAACTTAAAATTCTTAAAGAATGCGATGATGTGTACATTTCTGAGCTTCGCCGCCGCGGACTTTACGAAAAAATCTGGCAAGCCTTCTGTGTTCTGCTTCCAGTGAAAACCGTGGGCGTGCAAGGCGACTCACGAACTTACGATCACGTTCTTGCCTTGCGTGCAGTGACTTCCAGTGATGGTATGACAGCGGATTGGTATCCTTTTGATTTTCAATTCTTACGTGAGGTTTCAAATCTTATCACGAACAAAGTCAAAGGCGTGAATCGCGTCGTGTATGATGTTACATCAAAGCCTCCTGGCACCATCGAATGGGAATAA
- a CDS encoding cupin domain-containing protein: MRAFWTVLALTCFCFSSMAANESDHVMLQASEIQWKEGPAVLPPGVKSYALYGDPSVAGPFSLRLKLPAKYKIPPHFHPQDENITVLSGSFFMGLGDDAKGKMTEIKTGGFASMKAGTHHFARAEKEAIIQLNGMGPWGITYVNPADDPRNKK; encoded by the coding sequence ATGCGCGCATTTTGGACTGTTCTTGCTTTAACTTGTTTTTGTTTTTCATCAATGGCCGCCAATGAATCCGATCACGTGATGCTGCAAGCAAGTGAAATTCAGTGGAAAGAAGGGCCGGCTGTTTTGCCTCCGGGTGTAAAATCTTATGCGCTTTACGGAGATCCCTCTGTCGCAGGTCCCTTCAGTCTTCGTCTGAAGTTGCCGGCGAAATATAAAATTCCTCCGCATTTTCATCCTCAAGACGAAAACATCACGGTGCTTTCCGGATCGTTTTTCATGGGGCTTGGCGACGATGCCAAAGGAAAAATGACGGAAATTAAAACGGGCGGTTTTGCGAGTATGAAAGCGGGGACGCATCACTTCGCGCGCGCGGAAAAAGAAGCGATCATTCAATTGAACGGCATGGGGCCGTGGGGAATTACTTATGTGAATCCTGCGGATGATCCGCGCAATAAAAAATAG
- a CDS encoding patatin-like phospholipase family protein yields the protein MPNIGLVLSGGGARGAYQAGVLAAMAHICERLNLHNPFQIYTGVSAGAINVAMLVGYPGDFVESAKRLVGLWSHLNSDKVFYADLMALSRGGLQWMTELSLGGAKKETSLRSLLSTHPLHNLISETCQFEEIQKKIKAGIIRGVGVSALDYESVSTVTFFQGAKDISVWEKGLHRSEKAILTSEHIMASSAIPLLFPPIKIGDRYFGDGCIRNQSPCGPAIYMGADSLIAVGVRRRQDTWYTYHHATGGEVPTVSRVANVLMNAVMMDGLESDIQRIETINKGYSTLSPQERKKLSVREIPSLWIAPSIDFSEIAAKKSGELPRIIRYLLRGPGSIEESTEMLSYLLFTPTYCKQLIEIGFSDGMKEKTRIEEFLSTAEEKGARPHRHNARHA from the coding sequence ATGCCGAACATTGGTCTTGTTCTGTCAGGCGGAGGCGCGCGTGGCGCTTATCAAGCGGGTGTGCTGGCCGCGATGGCGCACATCTGTGAGCGATTGAATCTGCACAATCCTTTTCAAATTTATACAGGCGTGAGTGCTGGAGCTATTAACGTCGCGATGTTAGTGGGTTACCCCGGTGATTTTGTTGAAAGTGCCAAGCGTCTGGTCGGTCTTTGGAGTCATCTGAATTCAGACAAAGTTTTCTATGCGGATTTGATGGCCTTGTCGCGCGGCGGATTGCAGTGGATGACCGAGCTTTCTTTAGGGGGAGCGAAGAAAGAAACTTCTTTACGATCTCTTTTAAGTACGCATCCTCTGCATAATTTGATTTCGGAAACCTGCCAGTTTGAAGAAATTCAAAAGAAAATAAAAGCGGGGATCATTCGCGGTGTTGGTGTTTCAGCTTTGGATTATGAAAGTGTTTCGACAGTGACTTTCTTCCAGGGCGCCAAGGACATCAGCGTGTGGGAAAAAGGTCTGCATCGCAGTGAAAAAGCGATTTTGACTTCCGAACATATTATGGCTTCAAGCGCGATACCGCTTCTTTTTCCGCCAATAAAAATCGGCGATCGTTATTTCGGAGACGGCTGCATTCGCAATCAATCTCCCTGCGGTCCTGCTATTTACATGGGCGCGGATAGTTTGATCGCTGTCGGAGTTCGCCGCCGACAGGATACTTGGTACACTTATCATCACGCGACGGGCGGTGAAGTGCCGACGGTTTCGCGGGTCGCCAACGTTTTAATGAACGCTGTGATGATGGACGGTCTTGAGTCGGATATCCAGAGAATTGAAACAATCAACAAAGGTTATTCCACGTTAAGTCCGCAAGAACGAAAAAAACTTTCCGTGCGTGAGATTCCCAGTTTGTGGATTGCACCTTCGATAGATTTCTCGGAGATTGCAGCGAAGAAAAGTGGCGAGTTGCCGCGAATTATTCGTTATCTTTTGCGCGGACCGGGCTCGATTGAAGAATCCACCGAGATGTTGAGCTATCTTCTTTTTACGCCGACCTACTGTAAGCAATTGATTGAGATAGGTTTTTCCGATGGGATGAAAGAGAAAACCCGTATCGAAGAATTCTTAAGCACCGCAGAAGAAAAGGGAGCGCGTCCCCACCGACACAATGCCCGTCATGCATAG
- a CDS encoding cation:proton antiporter: protein MTHLPHLITDLGFILIIAALATLLFKKLGQPLVLGYLIAGFLVSPHVPFFPTVTDKESIQVWSEIGVIFLLFSLGLEFSFKKLFKVGGSAGFTAVFEVIFMVGFGYFVGRALGWNYIDSLFFGGILSISSTTIIVRAFQELGMKGQKFVDLVFGILVVEDIVAILLLVLLAAIAGSGAVSGTELAFSGLRLLFFIALWFVVGIFLIPIFLRKIRSLLEDETTLLVAIGLCFMMVMIAANVGFSPALGAFIMGSLLAETPEGHDMENLLQPVKNLFAAIFFVSVGMMIDPKVLMERWDLVLLVTVVTVVGKFISTFLGALLSGQGRRQAFQAGMSLAQIGEFSFIIASLGVSLKVTSDFLYPLAIAVSAVTTFTTPYLIKVAEPLNRWFESKLPEGIKVSLDRYQMSFNQDGKSGIGALLFKAYGVKIILNTVVVIAILGAFKGFLTGEVQQYLQESPWASSVSLMLCLLASAPFMFGIVMSGPSLGASRELDELQKLKGLQFGLFLGRSLLALLLLSAILSQFVSLKMTTGVMIGVLLVAIVLGQFWVRKLYQFIEKNFQKNLTEKERQELVSPVVATNILPWEASLGSYDISPESKIVGKTLRSLEFKENFGVNVAAIFRGSKRIFAPDGECVLWPYDKILCFGSEEELQKFHEILEEEKAHLERQTAEEKVLREEDFRLSSFIVTAESACRNKTIRDSGIRESMRGMVVGIERGSERILGPRASFQLLENDLVWFVSDRRQT from the coding sequence ATGACACACTTGCCTCATCTTATCACGGATCTTGGATTTATTCTTATCATTGCGGCACTTGCGACCTTGCTCTTTAAAAAGCTTGGTCAGCCCTTGGTGTTAGGGTATTTGATCGCGGGTTTTTTGGTCAGCCCGCATGTTCCATTTTTTCCAACGGTCACAGATAAAGAAAGCATTCAAGTTTGGTCCGAAATCGGCGTGATCTTTCTTTTGTTCAGTCTGGGGCTGGAGTTCAGTTTCAAAAAATTATTTAAGGTCGGCGGATCCGCCGGTTTTACCGCCGTGTTTGAAGTCATCTTTATGGTGGGCTTCGGTTATTTCGTCGGCCGGGCCCTGGGCTGGAATTATATCGACAGTCTTTTCTTCGGGGGAATTCTTTCGATTTCTTCGACAACCATTATCGTGCGCGCCTTTCAAGAACTGGGCATGAAGGGGCAGAAATTCGTCGATCTGGTTTTTGGCATTCTCGTCGTTGAAGACATTGTCGCCATTTTGTTGCTGGTTCTTTTGGCTGCTATCGCCGGATCGGGAGCGGTGTCAGGGACGGAGCTGGCTTTCTCGGGGCTTCGTCTTTTATTTTTTATCGCTTTGTGGTTTGTCGTCGGTATTTTTCTTATTCCGATTTTCTTGCGCAAAATCCGTTCACTTCTTGAAGATGAGACGACGTTGCTTGTCGCCATCGGACTCTGTTTTATGATGGTGATGATTGCCGCCAACGTCGGCTTTTCGCCCGCATTGGGCGCGTTCATCATGGGCTCGCTTTTGGCGGAAACACCTGAAGGCCACGACATGGAAAATCTTCTCCAGCCGGTGAAAAATCTTTTCGCGGCGATCTTCTTTGTTTCTGTCGGTATGATGATTGATCCCAAGGTCTTGATGGAGCGTTGGGATCTGGTTCTTTTGGTGACTGTTGTGACGGTCGTCGGAAAATTTATCAGCACATTCCTGGGAGCTTTGCTTTCGGGGCAAGGTCGTCGTCAGGCGTTCCAAGCCGGAATGAGTTTGGCGCAAATCGGAGAGTTCTCTTTTATTATTGCGTCCTTGGGTGTCTCGCTGAAAGTGACAAGTGACTTCCTGTATCCGCTGGCGATTGCCGTTTCCGCAGTGACGACGTTTACGACACCGTATCTTATTAAAGTGGCGGAGCCTCTGAATAGATGGTTTGAATCCAAACTTCCTGAAGGAATCAAGGTCAGCTTGGATCGCTACCAGATGTCGTTCAATCAAGACGGCAAAAGTGGAATTGGCGCGCTTCTTTTTAAAGCGTACGGCGTAAAAATTATTCTCAATACCGTCGTTGTTATCGCAATTTTAGGAGCGTTCAAAGGATTTCTCACGGGAGAAGTGCAACAGTATCTGCAAGAAAGCCCGTGGGCGAGCAGCGTATCGCTGATGCTTTGTCTGTTGGCCTCAGCTCCGTTTATGTTTGGTATCGTTATGAGCGGGCCTTCGTTGGGCGCTTCGCGAGAGCTTGATGAGCTGCAAAAGTTAAAAGGCCTGCAGTTTGGTTTGTTTCTTGGCCGCTCGCTTTTGGCTTTGCTTCTGTTATCGGCGATCTTATCGCAATTTGTTTCACTCAAGATGACGACGGGCGTGATGATTGGTGTCTTGCTGGTGGCGATCGTCTTGGGTCAATTCTGGGTGCGTAAGCTGTATCAGTTTATCGAAAAGAACTTCCAAAAAAATCTGACAGAGAAAGAACGGCAGGAACTGGTGAGTCCTGTGGTGGCGACGAATATTCTTCCTTGGGAAGCCAGTCTTGGAAGTTACGATATCTCTCCGGAATCTAAAATCGTCGGGAAGACATTGCGGTCTTTGGAATTTAAAGAAAATTTCGGCGTAAATGTCGCGGCGATTTTCCGCGGTTCAAAACGAATTTTTGCGCCGGACGGGGAATGCGTTTTGTGGCCTTATGACAAAATTCTTTGCTTCGGAAGTGAAGAGGAACTGCAGAAGTTTCACGAGATTCTCGAAGAAGAAAAAGCGCATCTGGAACGCCAAACGGCGGAAGAAAAAGTTTTGCGCGAAGAGGATTTCCGTTTGAGTTCTTTCATTGTCACGGCGGAATCCGCGTGTCGCAATAAAACGATTCGTGACAGCGGAATTCGCGAAAGCATGCGAGGCATGGTGGTCGGCATTGAGCGCGGCTCTGAGCGCATCTTAGGACCAAGAGCAAGTTTCCAGCTTTTAGAAAATGATCTCGTGTGGTTTGTATCTGACCGCAGACAAACTTAG